A section of the Prionailurus bengalensis isolate Pbe53 chromosome C2, Fcat_Pben_1.1_paternal_pri, whole genome shotgun sequence genome encodes:
- the CLDN11 gene encoding claudin-11 — MVATCLQVVGFVTSFVGWIGIIVTTSTNDWVVTCGYTIPTCRKLDELGSKGLWADCVMATGLYHCKPLVDILILPGYVQACRALMIAASVLGLPAILLLLTVLPCIRMGHEPGVAKYRRAQLAGVMLILLALCAMVATIWFPVCAHRETTIVSFGYSLYAGWIGAVLCLVGGCVIVCCAGDAQAFGENRFYYSSGSSSPTHAKSAHV, encoded by the exons ATGGTGGCCACGTGCCTGCAGGTAGTGGGCTTCGTCACGAGCTTCGTGGGTTGGATCGGCATCATCGTCACCACGTCCACCAACGACTGGGTGGTGACCTGCGGCTACACCATCCCCACCTGCCGCAAGCTGGACGAACTGGGCTCCAAGGGGCTGTGGGCAGACTGCGTCATGGCCACGGGGCTGTACCACTGCAAGCCCCTGGTGGACATCCTCATCCTGCCGG GCTATGTGCAGGCTTGCCGAGCCCTGATGATCGCAGCTTCAGTCCTGGGTCTGCCGGCCATTCTCCTGCTGCTGACGGTTCTCCCCTGCATCCGAATGGGCCATGAGCCTGGTGTGGCCAAGTACAGGCGAGCCCAGCTGGCTGGCGTTATGCTCATTCTGCTAG CTCTCTGTGCCATGGTTGCCACCATCTGGTTTCCTGTGTGCGCCCACCGCGAGACCACCATCGTGAGCTTTGGCTACTCCCTGTATGCAGGCTGGATCGGTGCTGTCCTGTGCCTCGTGGGTGGCTGTGTCATCGTCTGCTGCGCTGGAGATGCCCAGGCGTTTGGTGAAAACCGTTTCTACTACTCTTCGGGCTCCAGCTCCCCAACCCATGCCAAGAGTGCCCACGTATAA